Proteins co-encoded in one Desulfitobacterium hafniense DCB-2 genomic window:
- the rpsK gene encoding 30S ribosomal protein S11, with protein sequence MARKVVRTKRRERKNIATGVAHIKSTFNNSMVTITDPKGNVISWSSAGALGFKGSRKSTPYAAQMAAETAAKAAMEHGLKEVECFVKGPGAGREAAIRALQAAGLEVNMIKDVTPIPHNGCRPPKRRRV encoded by the coding sequence ATGGCGCGTAAAGTTGTACGCACAAAACGCCGTGAGCGTAAAAACATCGCTACTGGCGTTGCCCATATTAAGTCCACATTTAACAATAGTATGGTCACCATTACCGATCCAAAAGGTAATGTGATCTCTTGGTCCAGTGCGGGAGCCCTTGGCTTCAAAGGATCTCGTAAGAGCACTCCTTATGCTGCCCAAATGGCTGCCGAAACTGCTGCCAAAGCTGCCATGGAACATGGCCTGAAAGAAGTTGAATGCTTTGTCAAGGGACCGGGTGCCGGCCGTGAGGCTGCGATCCGTGCTCTGCAAGCTGCCGGCTTGGAAGTCAATATGATTAAAGACGTGACGCCGATTCCCCATAATGGTTGTCGGCCTCCGAAACGTAGAAGGGTATAA
- the rpsD gene encoding 30S ribosomal protein S4, which translates to MARYTGPVCRLCRREGMKLFLKGDRCYTGKCAIDRRAYAPGQHGQSRGKKPTEYGIQLREKQKVRRIYGVQEKQFRSYYDKANRQKGIVGENLLRLLERRLDNVVFQLGFATSRPEARQLVRHGHFTINGRRVDIPSFLVRVGDVVGVKEASKSSPRLKEILSSLDRTPPKWMSLDANAATGTIIALPDREDIQLPIQEHLIVEKYSR; encoded by the coding sequence ATGGCAAGATATACAGGCCCTGTTTGTCGTTTATGCCGCCGGGAAGGTATGAAGCTCTTCCTTAAGGGAGATCGTTGTTATACAGGCAAATGCGCGATCGATCGTCGTGCCTATGCCCCTGGTCAGCACGGCCAAAGCCGTGGCAAGAAGCCAACTGAATATGGTATTCAGTTGCGTGAAAAACAAAAAGTCCGCCGGATCTATGGCGTTCAGGAAAAACAATTCCGCAGCTACTATGATAAGGCTAACCGCCAAAAAGGGATCGTGGGTGAAAACCTGCTTCGTCTCTTGGAGCGTCGCCTTGACAATGTAGTATTCCAACTGGGATTTGCTACATCCCGTCCGGAAGCTCGTCAACTGGTGCGCCATGGTCACTTTACCATCAATGGCCGCCGTGTTGATATTCCTTCTTTCCTCGTTCGTGTGGGGGATGTCGTTGGTGTCAAAGAAGCCAGCAAATCTTCACCACGCCTGAAGGAAATCCTGTCCTCTTTGGACCGGACTCCACCGAAATGGATGAGCTTGGATGCTAATGCTGCAACCGGAACAATCATCGCACTACCTGATCGAGAAGATATTCAATTGCCCATCCAAGAACATCTCATCGTTGAAAAATACTCCCGTTAA
- a CDS encoding DNA-directed RNA polymerase subunit alpha, which translates to MLEIEKPKIECVERTDDNSYAKFVVEPLERGYGITLGNSLRRILLSSLPGTAVTSVKIEGVLHEFSTVPGVLEDVTDIILNLKSLALKGHTDEPKVLRLEAEGEGVIKAGDIITDADIEILNPDLKIATLDKDGRLFMEMTAERGRGYVSADKNKKPDQAIGIIPIDSIFAPIYKVNYTVEDTRVGMVTDYDKLTLEVWSNGSITPEEATSLAAKILSEHLRLFIGLTDKLNNVEIMVEKEEEAKDKILEMTIEDLDLSVRSYNCLKRAGINSVEELTQKTEEDMIKVRNLGRKSLEEVESKLKELGLGFRKADD; encoded by the coding sequence ATGTTAGAAATCGAGAAGCCCAAGATTGAATGTGTCGAACGTACAGACGATAATTCCTACGCTAAATTTGTCGTTGAGCCTCTCGAAAGAGGATATGGGATTACCCTGGGTAATTCCCTGAGAAGAATTCTTCTCTCCTCTCTTCCGGGGACGGCAGTCACATCCGTAAAGATCGAAGGGGTGCTCCACGAGTTTTCTACTGTACCAGGGGTTTTGGAAGATGTTACAGACATTATCCTCAACCTGAAGAGCCTTGCATTAAAAGGACATACGGATGAACCCAAAGTTCTCCGTCTGGAAGCCGAAGGAGAAGGAGTCATCAAGGCCGGCGACATCATCACCGATGCCGATATTGAGATACTCAATCCGGACTTGAAGATCGCGACTTTGGATAAGGATGGTCGTCTTTTCATGGAGATGACTGCCGAAAGAGGACGGGGCTATGTTTCGGCTGATAAGAACAAAAAGCCAGACCAAGCCATCGGAATCATTCCCATCGACTCCATCTTCGCGCCCATCTATAAGGTCAATTATACCGTTGAAGATACTCGTGTCGGAATGGTCACAGACTATGACAAGCTTACCCTTGAAGTCTGGTCCAACGGCAGTATCACACCGGAAGAAGCGACCAGCCTGGCTGCGAAAATTCTCAGTGAGCACTTGCGTCTCTTTATCGGCCTCACCGATAAGCTCAACAATGTTGAGATTATGGTGGAGAAAGAAGAAGAAGCGAAAGACAAAATCCTGGAGATGACGATTGAAGATCTTGACCTCTCAGTCCGCTCTTACAATTGTCTGAAACGGGCCGGCATTAACTCAGTAGAAGAACTGACCCAGAAGACGGAAGAGGATATGATCAAGGTGCGCAACCTGGGTCGTAAATCCTTGGAAGAAGTGGAGTCTAAGTTAAAAGAGCTCGGCTTGGGGTTCCGCAAAGCCGATGACTAA
- the rplQ gene encoding 50S ribosomal protein L17, with amino-acid sequence MAYRKLGRNTGHRGSMLRNLATSLLKHERIQTTEARAKEVNAIAEKMITLGKQGDLAARRNALTYLLEEDVVTKLFTEIAPKYADRQGGYTRVIKVGPRRGDAAEMVLIELV; translated from the coding sequence TTGGCTTACCGTAAATTGGGAAGAAACACAGGTCACAGAGGCTCCATGCTTCGCAACCTGGCTACCTCCCTTTTAAAACACGAGCGCATCCAAACCACAGAAGCCCGTGCCAAAGAGGTTAACGCGATTGCTGAGAAGATGATTACTCTCGGCAAGCAAGGGGATCTCGCTGCACGCAGAAACGCACTGACTTATCTGTTGGAAGAAGATGTGGTCACCAAACTGTTTACAGAAATTGCTCCAAAGTATGCTGATCGCCAAGGTGGATATACCCGGGTCATTAAGGTCGGGCCTCGCCGCGGAGACGCTGCAGAAATGGTTCTTATTGAACTCGTCTAG
- a CDS encoding 4Fe-4S binding protein, producing MSIKKEKKSRLKLLNQDQAPLERRVVQLLFGLITLLIGIQFIRFVNSYADPNAALLVHRPAGVEAFLPISALVALKSWLYTGIFDIIHPAGLVILLLAMALSLLFKRSFCSWICPIGTLSEGLAILGRKLWGRNFVLPRWLDYPLRSLKYILLSFFLVFILILMDGPSAYGFLQTPYNMIADVKMLDFFKNLTVTGMTVIAVLALLSVVIQNFWCRYLCPYGALMSLLSIFSPWKIRRNGDTCISCQKCTAVCPNQLKVAEAKAIWSPECSGCLNCIKSCPVKGTLEFSLPSSGGKELAFDPKRTAIALILVWFMVVGLAKFTGHWETSIPPEMYRVLIPQAEQLNH from the coding sequence ATGAGTATTAAAAAAGAGAAAAAAAGCAGATTGAAGCTGCTCAATCAAGACCAGGCACCTCTGGAGCGGAGGGTGGTGCAGCTTTTATTTGGGTTGATTACTTTGTTGATCGGCATTCAATTCATTCGCTTTGTTAATTCCTATGCCGATCCTAATGCCGCCTTGCTGGTTCACCGTCCGGCCGGAGTGGAAGCTTTTCTGCCCATCAGTGCCTTGGTTGCTCTGAAATCCTGGCTGTACACAGGGATATTTGATATTATTCATCCAGCGGGACTTGTCATCCTCCTCTTGGCTATGGCCCTTTCTCTTCTATTCAAACGGAGCTTCTGCTCTTGGATCTGTCCCATTGGCACCTTATCCGAGGGATTGGCTATCCTCGGCAGGAAGCTTTGGGGCAGGAATTTTGTTTTGCCCCGTTGGCTGGATTATCCTTTGCGTTCTCTGAAATATATTCTTCTCAGCTTTTTCCTTGTCTTTATCCTGATCCTTATGGATGGCCCCAGTGCCTATGGTTTTCTGCAGACCCCTTATAATATGATCGCTGATGTTAAAATGCTGGATTTTTTTAAAAACCTTACCGTGACGGGCATGACCGTTATTGCCGTGCTTGCTTTGCTTTCGGTAGTTATCCAGAACTTCTGGTGCAGATATCTTTGTCCCTATGGTGCGCTGATGAGCCTGCTCAGCATCTTCAGCCCCTGGAAGATCCGTAGAAATGGGGATACATGCATCTCCTGCCAAAAATGTACGGCTGTTTGCCCTAATCAGCTCAAAGTAGCTGAAGCAAAAGCTATTTGGTCGCCGGAGTGCTCCGGGTGTCTGAACTGTATTAAAAGTTGTCCGGTCAAAGGAACCTTAGAATTCAGTTTACCTTCATCCGGTGGGAAAGAGCTGGCCTTCGACCCTAAAAGGACGGCTATTGCCCTTATCCTGGTCTGGTTTATGGTGGTTGGGTTGGCAAAGTTCACGGGACATTGGGAAACCAGTATTCCCCCGGAAATGTATAGAGTTCTTATTCCTCAAGCGGAGCAGCTTAACCATTAG
- a CDS encoding ABC transporter substrate-binding protein has translation MKKGKRFIALALMVLLVGISITGCGGGSTSTGSPDSGEKVDKAKETLIYAQGAEPRGLDPALVDDGESAKVMINIYEGLLQYNKDSTKVEPSLAKKWDVSEDGLTYTFYLQEGVKFHDGTDFNAEAAKFNIDRQIPPQATPDMAYGSFVYGSVKSVEVVDNYTVKINLTDPSTPFLNNLAMVMSAPMVSPKALQDNNNNVNQTPVGTGPYKFVSWAKDENIVLVRNDEYWGEKALTKNVIFKFIKDNSARVVALNNGEADMIDGIDATVVDQITGAGNKVFQAPGMNINYMAYNTSKAPFNDAKARKAVSQAINVPELVDSLYQGYSETATSILPTFMEGYDKSITQAAYDPAASAEALKAAGITNVHIITYTNPRPYNAATGQALAEAIQGYLSKVGVTATIDSFDWTTYKEKIKAGDYDICFYGWIGDNGDPDNFMYLLAHEDPTMNVARYANPEFNNLIKEGIKAPAGPERNKIYTELEKIAAADAAWLPISHAQTLAAYRPNVQNFLYHVTGVTPFAGVSKQ, from the coding sequence TTGAAAAAAGGAAAACGGTTTATTGCCCTTGCCTTGATGGTGCTTTTAGTCGGCATTTCCATCACCGGTTGCGGTGGAGGCAGCACAAGCACAGGGAGTCCTGACTCAGGAGAAAAAGTGGACAAAGCAAAAGAAACATTAATCTATGCTCAGGGTGCCGAGCCCAGAGGACTGGACCCAGCCCTTGTCGATGATGGAGAATCGGCAAAGGTCATGATCAATATTTATGAAGGCCTTCTGCAGTACAATAAGGATTCAACAAAGGTTGAACCTTCTTTGGCTAAAAAGTGGGATGTAAGTGAAGATGGCCTTACTTACACTTTCTACCTTCAAGAGGGCGTCAAGTTCCATGACGGAACAGACTTCAATGCCGAAGCGGCGAAGTTCAATATCGACCGTCAAATTCCGCCTCAGGCCACTCCTGATATGGCCTATGGTTCCTTTGTTTATGGATCGGTAAAAAGCGTAGAAGTTGTGGATAACTACACAGTTAAAATTAATTTAACAGATCCCAGTACTCCTTTCCTCAATAACCTGGCTATGGTTATGAGTGCTCCTATGGTCAGTCCTAAGGCCTTACAGGACAACAATAACAACGTGAACCAAACTCCTGTAGGCACCGGTCCCTACAAATTTGTCAGCTGGGCTAAGGATGAAAACATCGTTCTGGTTCGCAATGATGAATACTGGGGCGAAAAAGCATTGACCAAGAATGTCATTTTCAAATTCATCAAAGATAACTCAGCCCGTGTGGTTGCCTTAAATAATGGCGAAGCCGATATGATCGATGGCATCGATGCTACAGTGGTTGATCAAATCACCGGTGCAGGGAATAAAGTCTTCCAGGCTCCCGGCATGAATATCAACTACATGGCTTATAACACTTCAAAAGCACCTTTTAATGATGCTAAAGCCCGCAAAGCCGTTTCTCAAGCTATTAATGTTCCGGAATTAGTTGACAGTCTCTACCAAGGCTATTCCGAGACGGCAACCTCCATTCTGCCGACCTTTATGGAAGGGTATGACAAGAGCATCACTCAAGCTGCCTATGATCCTGCGGCATCTGCGGAAGCCCTCAAGGCTGCCGGCATAACAAATGTTCATATCATCACCTATACCAACCCCAGACCTTACAATGCCGCTACCGGTCAGGCCTTGGCTGAAGCAATTCAAGGTTACCTTTCTAAAGTTGGTGTAACTGCCACCATCGACTCCTTTGACTGGACCACCTATAAAGAGAAAATTAAGGCAGGAGATTATGATATTTGCTTCTACGGTTGGATCGGCGATAACGGAGATCCGGACAACTTTATGTATCTGCTGGCCCATGAAGATCCGACTATGAACGTAGCCCGCTATGCTAACCCTGAATTTAACAACCTGATTAAAGAAGGTATTAAAGCTCCTGCAGGCCCAGAGCGCAATAAGATTTATACTGAACTGGAAAAGATCGCAGCTGCCGACGCAGCATGGCTCCCCATTTCCCATGCTCAGACCCTTGCTGCATACAGACCGAATGTTCAAAACTTCTTATATCATGTAACCGGTGTTACTCCATTTGCCGGAGTATCCAAACAATAG
- a CDS encoding ABC transporter permease, producing the protein MLKYIIKRILMLIPVLIGVSIIVFLIMRVFSPDPAPIVLGQHATQETVDVWRQANGLNDPIPLQYLHFITGALQGNFGTSYYTKAPVIEEIMSRFPATIELALFAIIIASVFGIIIGIISAVKKNSLFDNAGMFLALVGVSMPIFWLGILLIILFSGTLHWLPSSGRIDPLLRPMSVTGFYLIDSLIAGDLEAFADAFQHLILPGTALAMYSMAIITRMTRSSMLETLQQDYIRTARAKGVSEGKVIRKHAFRNGLIPIVTVIGLQLGSLLGGAVLTETVFSWPGIGSYTVACILKSDFPVVQGVVLLIATVFVLMNLLVDVIYAFLDPRIKYSK; encoded by the coding sequence ATGCTAAAATATATCATTAAACGAATCTTAATGTTAATTCCAGTATTGATAGGTGTATCCATTATTGTGTTCCTGATCATGCGTGTTTTTTCACCCGATCCTGCGCCCATTGTCCTCGGGCAGCATGCGACTCAGGAGACAGTGGATGTTTGGAGGCAGGCCAACGGCTTAAACGACCCCATTCCCCTTCAATATCTTCATTTTATTACAGGTGCTCTGCAAGGCAACTTTGGAACATCCTATTATACTAAGGCACCGGTCATTGAGGAAATTATGTCCCGTTTTCCGGCCACTATTGAATTGGCCTTGTTCGCTATTATTATTGCTTCTGTATTCGGAATCATTATTGGTATTATTTCCGCGGTGAAAAAGAACTCCTTGTTTGATAATGCAGGTATGTTCCTGGCCCTGGTGGGAGTATCCATGCCCATCTTTTGGCTGGGAATCCTGCTGATTATTCTTTTCTCCGGGACTCTCCATTGGCTTCCCTCCAGCGGCAGGATCGATCCGTTGCTGAGGCCCATGAGTGTTACTGGATTTTATCTTATTGACAGTCTGATTGCCGGAGACCTAGAAGCCTTTGCCGATGCTTTCCAGCATTTGATCTTACCGGGTACGGCCCTTGCTATGTACTCCATGGCCATCATTACCCGGATGACCCGCTCCAGCATGCTGGAGACCCTGCAGCAGGATTATATCCGCACCGCAAGGGCGAAGGGAGTATCTGAGGGGAAGGTCATACGCAAGCATGCCTTCCGCAATGGTCTGATACCTATCGTCACGGTTATTGGTCTCCAATTGGGGAGTCTGCTCGGCGGAGCAGTGCTGACAGAAACCGTCTTCTCCTGGCCGGGCATCGGTTCCTATACCGTAGCCTGTATCCTTAAGTCTGATTTTCCGGTGGTGCAGGGAGTTGTACTGCTGATTGCCACGGTTTTTGTACTGATGAATTTGCTGGTCGACGTGATCTATGCCTTTTTAGATCCACGTATTAAATATTCCAAGTAG
- a CDS encoding ABC transporter permease codes for MKNTNVSSSDNTLQAAEYVEKPESQLKEMWDTLKQNKAAVVGLCIIIMLVLISLVVWVSNLLGIQVLPYDPNYSDMSKSFTHPNAEHWFGTDQLGRDMFSRVMDGTKISLFVGIAAVSISLTVGVVLGAIAGYRGGRTDTIIMRFMDMILAIPSILLAIAFMAALGKGLDKAVIAIGLVSIPEYARIVRGSILSIKESDYVQAAKVIGNRDSRIIFKHILPNIVSLIVVRATLGISTAVLDTAALGFLGLGVQPPFAEWGDMLGRARGFIFTAPYTLIFPGIAITITVLAFNLLGDGLRDALDPKSRIK; via the coding sequence ATGAAGAACACGAATGTTTCAAGCTCAGATAACACTCTGCAGGCTGCTGAATACGTGGAAAAACCGGAGTCGCAGCTGAAGGAAATGTGGGATACACTCAAACAGAATAAGGCCGCAGTGGTCGGCTTATGTATCATCATCATGCTGGTTCTTATTTCTCTCGTGGTCTGGGTGAGCAACCTCCTGGGCATCCAGGTTTTGCCCTATGACCCCAACTATTCCGATATGTCCAAAAGCTTTACTCATCCTAATGCCGAGCATTGGTTTGGCACCGACCAGTTGGGCAGAGACATGTTCAGCAGAGTCATGGATGGAACGAAGATTTCTCTCTTTGTCGGAATTGCGGCAGTTTCCATCTCACTTACTGTCGGTGTTGTTCTGGGAGCCATCGCCGGCTATCGCGGCGGCCGAACAGATACGATCATCATGAGATTCATGGATATGATCCTGGCCATCCCCTCCATCTTGTTGGCCATTGCTTTCATGGCTGCTCTGGGCAAGGGCCTGGATAAAGCGGTCATAGCCATTGGCTTGGTGTCCATTCCGGAGTATGCCCGCATCGTCCGGGGCAGTATTCTCTCGATCAAAGAAAGTGACTATGTGCAGGCGGCCAAGGTGATTGGCAACAGGGACAGCCGGATCATCTTTAAACATATCCTGCCCAATATCGTATCCCTGATCGTTGTGCGGGCCACCTTGGGAATTTCCACAGCTGTGCTGGATACCGCGGCTCTTGGCTTTTTAGGACTGGGTGTCCAACCGCCCTTTGCTGAATGGGGAGATATGTTAGGAAGGGCCAGAGGTTTCATTTTTACCGCACCCTATACCTTGATTTTCCCGGGCATTGCCATCACGATTACGGTTTTGGCCTTTAATTTACTGGGTGACGGGCTTCGTGATGCTCTTGATCCAAAATCCAGAATAAAATAG
- a CDS encoding ABC transporter ATP-binding protein — protein MLLEVKNLKTEFKLKRGTVRAVDDISFSVDKGEILAIVGESGSGKSVTSLSIMGLLQNPGKIAGGDILFDSQNLTRMNKKELQDIRGNKISMIFQEPMTSLNPVQRIKDQIMESLMIHKKINKKEALARTIELLDMVGIPSAAQRADDYPHQMSGGMRQRVMIAMALSCEPQLLIADEPTTALDVTIQAQILDLLYHMREKFNMAVLLITHDLGVVSEAADRVIVMYCGKIVEEADVKTLFKNPLHPYTVGLLNSIPQIDDDSDERLYMIKGMVPNPLNMPPGCSFSDRCDRSMERCTRETPELLEIDGHKVRCFLYEEAQEEAEEGGLAAQ, from the coding sequence ATGTTATTGGAAGTAAAAAATTTAAAAACGGAATTTAAACTGAAGCGCGGTACGGTGAGAGCCGTTGACGACATCAGTTTTTCTGTAGATAAAGGTGAAATTCTGGCTATTGTGGGGGAATCGGGCTCCGGTAAAAGCGTGACCTCCCTGTCCATTATGGGGCTTTTACAGAACCCCGGCAAAATTGCCGGCGGCGATATTCTGTTTGATTCCCAAAACCTGACCCGGATGAACAAGAAGGAGCTTCAGGATATTCGGGGCAACAAAATCTCTATGATCTTTCAGGAACCCATGACTTCTTTGAATCCAGTCCAAAGGATTAAGGATCAGATTATGGAAAGCCTGATGATCCATAAAAAGATCAACAAAAAAGAGGCTCTGGCCAGAACCATAGAGTTGCTGGACATGGTAGGTATACCTTCGGCGGCTCAACGGGCTGATGATTATCCCCACCAAATGAGCGGGGGAATGCGTCAGAGAGTCATGATCGCCATGGCCTTGTCCTGTGAGCCCCAGCTGTTGATCGCCGACGAACCGACCACAGCTCTTGATGTCACTATTCAGGCTCAGATTCTCGATCTGCTTTATCATATGCGGGAAAAATTTAATATGGCGGTTTTGCTGATCACCCATGACCTGGGTGTTGTTTCAGAAGCGGCAGACCGGGTCATCGTCATGTATTGCGGAAAAATCGTGGAAGAGGCTGATGTGAAGACTTTATTTAAAAATCCTCTCCATCCCTATACGGTGGGGCTGCTCAACTCCATCCCCCAGATCGATGATGACAGCGATGAACGTTTGTATATGATCAAGGGCATGGTGCCTAATCCCTTAAATATGCCGCCCGGATGCTCTTTTTCTGATCGCTGTGACCGCTCCATGGAGCGCTGCACCAGGGAAACCCCGGAACTTCTGGAGATCGACGGGCACAAAGTGCGCTGCTTTTTATACGAAGAAGCTCAGGAAGAAGCTGAGGAAGGGGGATTGGCTGCCCAATGA
- a CDS encoding ABC transporter ATP-binding protein has protein sequence MSVLMEIQNLSKHFSVESNFFGKSSSLLKAVDDVSFTIHKGEAFGLVGESGCGKTTLGKIIVNLYSPTKGSMIFEGKDLTKLKENQRRAYCKDMQMIFQDPYASLNPRMTVGDIIAEPIVINKLLPANKVEERVTYLLNCVGLAQHQRNRYPHEFSGGQRQRVGIARALAVEPKLIVCDEPVSALDVSIQAQVLNLLADLKDEFGLTYLFIAHGLNVVKHISDRVGVMYLGKLVEIAPKKELYANPLHPYTQALLSAIPIIDPEKKKRRIILEGDVPSPINPPAGCRFCSRCFKEMPVCKETAPELKEISPGHWVACHLFD, from the coding sequence ATGAGCGTTTTAATGGAAATTCAAAATCTCTCCAAACACTTTTCTGTAGAAAGCAACTTTTTCGGCAAATCCAGCAGTTTGCTGAAGGCAGTGGACGATGTCTCGTTTACCATTCATAAAGGAGAGGCTTTTGGTCTGGTGGGAGAATCCGGTTGCGGAAAAACCACTCTGGGTAAAATTATTGTTAATCTCTACAGCCCCACAAAGGGCAGTATGATTTTTGAGGGCAAGGATCTTACCAAGCTTAAGGAAAATCAGCGCCGGGCCTATTGCAAGGATATGCAGATGATTTTCCAGGATCCTTACGCTTCCTTAAATCCCCGGATGACCGTAGGGGATATCATTGCTGAGCCGATTGTGATCAATAAGTTATTGCCGGCCAACAAGGTGGAGGAACGTGTCACTTACCTTTTGAACTGTGTCGGTCTGGCCCAGCATCAAAGAAACCGCTACCCTCACGAATTTTCCGGAGGCCAGCGCCAGCGGGTAGGGATTGCCCGGGCTTTGGCTGTAGAACCCAAGCTCATTGTCTGTGATGAGCCGGTTTCGGCCTTGGATGTGTCCATTCAAGCCCAGGTCCTTAATCTTTTGGCTGATCTGAAGGATGAATTCGGGCTGACCTATCTCTTCATTGCCCATGGTTTGAATGTAGTGAAGCATATCAGCGACCGGGTAGGTGTCATGTATCTGGGGAAACTGGTGGAAATAGCCCCTAAAAAGGAGCTGTATGCCAATCCTTTGCATCCTTATACCCAGGCTTTGCTTTCCGCTATACCGATCATTGATCCGGAGAAGAAAAAGCGGCGGATTATTTTGGAAGGGGATGTGCCCAGCCCCATTAACCCCCCTGCCGGCTGCCGCTTCTGTTCCCGCTGTTTTAAGGAAATGCCTGTCTGTAAAGAAACAGCACCGGAGCTGAAAGAGATTTCTCCGGGGCATTGGGTGGCCTGCCATCTTTTTGATTAG
- a CDS encoding DUF5317 domain-containing protein: MLLESIILAILIGFLVGGKLNSLFEINLKGLELLFLGALLQLFAFWSVKLHLEWANYWVIPFSHSLSYLLLMGFTLKNRAYRSFSLVALGIALNGVVIVLNGGLMPVDPAYLPEASRQLLQAGTGTHGILTDSTRLKILADILFINIPVLGKQLFSLGDILIDLGMGTFIVMQMRRSYDIPQ; the protein is encoded by the coding sequence ATGCTGCTTGAATCCATTATTTTGGCTATCCTGATCGGCTTTTTAGTTGGAGGAAAGCTTAATTCTTTGTTTGAAATAAACCTTAAAGGACTGGAGCTCTTATTTTTAGGAGCTCTTTTGCAACTTTTTGCCTTTTGGTCAGTAAAACTCCATCTGGAGTGGGCAAATTACTGGGTTATACCTTTTTCTCACTCACTATCTTATTTATTGCTGATGGGCTTTACCTTGAAAAATCGAGCCTATAGAAGCTTTTCTCTGGTTGCTCTGGGAATTGCCCTAAATGGGGTGGTCATTGTTCTTAATGGGGGACTAATGCCGGTTGACCCTGCTTATCTCCCTGAAGCAAGCCGACAACTTCTCCAAGCTGGAACAGGCACCCATGGCATCCTTACGGATTCGACCCGTTTAAAAATACTGGCGGATATCTTGTTTATAAATATCCCGGTTTTGGGAAAGCAGCTCTTTAGTCTGGGTGATATTCTTATCGACCTGGGCATGGGAACCTTTATTGTCATGCAGATGCGCCGATCATATGATATTCCACAATAA